From one Methanomassiliicoccales archaeon genomic stretch:
- a CDS encoding zinc ribbon domain-containing protein, with protein MVFCPKCGESLDESWEYCPSCGHQLYLTCPHCHADIHPGSRFCSKCSNPVSSQDPIKPSSPPVVTYQKSKGDDMWILLILGIIFILVGLLIGICFFVGIIMMVVYVIIEFSRKPAEK; from the coding sequence ATGGTCTTCTGTCCAAAGTGTGGGGAGAGTCTAGACGAAAGTTGGGAGTACTGTCCTTCTTGTGGGCATCAGCTATATCTGACTTGCCCTCATTGCCATGCTGATATTCATCCCGGCTCAAGATTCTGCTCCAAATGCAGCAACCCAGTGAGCTCGCAAGACCCGATCAAACCCTCGTCTCCTCCTGTAGTAACTTACCAGAAAAGTAAGGGGGACGACATGTGGATCCTTCTCATTCTGGGCATCATCTTTATTCTCGTTGGGTTGCTCATTGGAATATGTTTCTTCGTGGGAATCATCATGATGGTGGTGTATGTCATCATCGAGTTCTCGAGGAAACCCGCTGAGAAATAA
- a CDS encoding UPF0147 family protein, translated as METGVKLKQIIEVLDQLAEDTSVPRNIRRGATEAKERILQENEALDVRAASAIFILDELANDPNIPLHGRTLIWNIISQLETVR; from the coding sequence ATGGAAACGGGAGTAAAGCTTAAGCAAATTATAGAGGTCTTAGACCAACTCGCTGAGGACACGTCTGTCCCCAGGAACATTCGAAGGGGCGCCACAGAGGCAAAGGAGAGGATCCTTCAGGAGAATGAGGCACTTGATGTCCGGGCGGCAAGCGCGATATTCATCCTTGATGAGCTGGCGAATGATCCCAACATCCCTCTGCATGGTCGCACCCTCATATGGAACATCATCAGTCAACTGGAAACGGTTCGCTGA
- a CDS encoding Lrp/AsnC family transcriptional regulator: MTQNKSEYDSVMSTYYGDDAVSAIITLKVDTKEADTIAEKVSEYQVVEDVFLVTGDTDIIAKVKFQTYDQLKKFLIAKISSIEGIKDIKTLMVVTTFKERGEKRFEPIENGENE, translated from the coding sequence ATGACTCAAAACAAATCGGAATATGATTCAGTTATGTCCACCTATTATGGGGACGATGCAGTTTCTGCGATCATCACTCTCAAGGTAGATACCAAAGAAGCGGATACCATTGCCGAGAAGGTCTCAGAGTATCAGGTAGTGGAGGACGTCTTTCTCGTGACGGGGGATACGGATATTATTGCAAAGGTCAAATTCCAGACCTATGACCAGCTGAAGAAGTTCCTCATCGCGAAAATCTCAAGCATTGAAGGGATAAAGGACATTAAGACCCTGATGGTTGTAACTACCTTCAAGGAGAGGGGCGAGAAGCGGTTCGAACCCATTGAAAACGGGGAGAATGAGTAA
- a CDS encoding acyl-CoA dehydrogenase yields the protein MDLDLTKGHRTFRDKVRHFSEEEVLPVAREIDEKDLFPDDVITKAGKMGLLGIITPKEYGGMGKDLISYVLAIEEISKASPSVALTISVNNSLICSPLVHFGSEEQKTEYLPKLASGEWLGSFALTEPGAGTDAGSLSTTANRENDSYIINGSKMFITNMGKSSMILVFAKTSPEKGTRGISAFLVRAPDNALVTEAVLEGMGMRGSQQMSFQMKNLRVPIQNMLGKEGEGFKIGLWSLNMGRLGIAAQALGIAQAALEDALEYASKREQFGRPLSDFQAIQFRLADMAIEIEAAKSMIIRAAWRMEKGSASPSDPAMAKLLASHVAIKVSGDALTILGGRGYLKGSRVEKLYRDAKITEIYEGTSDVQRMIIARQLLSR from the coding sequence ATGGACCTCGATCTGACCAAAGGGCATCGGACATTTAGGGATAAGGTGAGACATTTCTCAGAGGAAGAAGTATTACCAGTCGCGCGAGAAATTGATGAGAAGGATTTGTTTCCAGATGATGTCATCACCAAGGCAGGAAAGATGGGTTTGTTAGGAATCATCACGCCTAAAGAGTATGGTGGAATGGGTAAAGACCTCATATCTTATGTTCTAGCGATCGAGGAGATATCCAAGGCATCCCCCTCGGTCGCTCTCACCATTTCCGTGAACAACTCCCTGATATGTTCTCCACTGGTTCACTTTGGCAGCGAGGAGCAGAAGACGGAATACCTTCCAAAGCTCGCTAGCGGGGAGTGGCTGGGGTCGTTTGCCCTGACCGAGCCCGGTGCTGGGACTGATGCGGGGTCGTTATCCACAACGGCAAATCGAGAGAATGATTCATACATCATCAACGGTAGCAAGATGTTCATAACGAACATGGGAAAGAGCTCGATGATCCTAGTTTTCGCCAAGACATCCCCCGAAAAAGGGACAAGGGGAATCAGCGCTTTCCTGGTTAGGGCTCCTGATAATGCCCTTGTCACGGAGGCGGTATTGGAAGGCATGGGCATGAGGGGATCGCAGCAAATGTCCTTTCAAATGAAGAACCTAAGAGTCCCGATCCAAAACATGCTGGGTAAAGAGGGAGAGGGGTTCAAGATCGGGCTCTGGTCCCTGAACATGGGAAGATTGGGCATAGCCGCCCAGGCTCTTGGAATAGCGCAGGCGGCTCTGGAAGATGCCCTTGAGTACGCCTCTAAGAGGGAACAATTCGGGAGGCCTCTATCTGATTTTCAAGCAATTCAGTTTCGACTGGCGGATATGGCAATAGAAATCGAGGCGGCCAAGTCAATGATAATAAGGGCAGCCTGGCGGATGGAGAAAGGTTCGGCGTCTCCCTCGGATCCGGCAATGGCCAAGTTACTTGCATCTCATGTCGCCATCAAGGTCAGTGGTGACGCTCTCACCATCCTGGGAGGAAGGGGTTATCTTAAGGGTTCAAGAGTCGAGAAATTGTATCGGGATGCGAAGATAACCGAGATCTATGAGGGAACTTCGGATGTTCAGAGGATGATCATAGCCAGACAATTGCTCAGTAGATGA
- the rimI gene encoding ribosomal protein S18-alanine N-acetyltransferase, whose amino-acid sequence MVDIRKADPADLAGIEQVEVASFESNRFERGVLILLLTEDKFHNWVAEEDDEILGYASIMRQDNDNARLLSIAVIPESRNQGVGKSLMGAVRRHVKESGGDRVSLEVRVSNVPAINLYLSEGFKVKGLLKDYYSKGRKGPEDALFMILDVTSEE is encoded by the coding sequence GTGGTTGACATCCGGAAGGCCGATCCTGCTGATCTCGCAGGAATCGAGCAAGTGGAGGTGGCAAGCTTCGAGTCCAACCGGTTTGAGAGAGGAGTTCTCATATTGCTACTCACCGAAGATAAATTCCATAATTGGGTGGCGGAGGAAGATGATGAGATACTGGGATATGCTTCAATAATGAGGCAGGACAATGACAATGCAAGGCTCCTCTCGATAGCTGTGATCCCAGAAAGCAGGAATCAGGGAGTGGGAAAATCCTTGATGGGTGCTGTAAGAAGGCACGTCAAAGAAAGTGGAGGGGATAGGGTTTCCCTAGAGGTGCGTGTATCCAATGTCCCAGCCATAAATCTCTACCTGAGCGAGGGGTTCAAGGTAAAGGGATTGCTAAAAGACTACTACAGTAAGGGAAGAAAGGGGCCAGAGGATGCTTTATTCATGATTCTGGATGTGACTTCTGAGGAATGA
- the asnS gene encoding asparagine--tRNA ligase: MSGPVRIAELTDHEPGSEAIVRGWIFRTRSSGKITFITLRDQTGIIQITIKKGNLPNGEFEAARAASIESSAIIKGVLSEDERAPGGREMQANSFRVVGTALPFPITEYQSEELLLDNRHLWVRSREQNAIMKVKASVLEGAREWLKENDFVEVTPPIFTTNACEGGTTLFKLDYFGRDAYLSQSAQMYLEALCFSLGRVYSLTPSFRAEKSRTPRHLAEYWHLELEEAWVDNEGNMDIQEQLVIAMLRKVLDDRRDELKLLERDIEPLEAVEPPFNRITYSKAVDRLRENGMEICHGDDLGTLEERALTEGQRQPVFITSFPKKCKAFYMKEDPDDSSLYKCADLLAPDGYGEIIGGSERETDHDLIVERMQEEGIPMEPYQWYLDLRNYGSVPHSGFGLGVERVVRWICGLEHIRDAIPFPRTVTRVYP; encoded by the coding sequence ATGTCCGGTCCAGTCAGGATTGCGGAATTAACCGATCACGAACCGGGTTCCGAGGCCATCGTCAGGGGATGGATCTTCAGGACCAGGAGCAGCGGCAAGATCACTTTTATCACCCTCCGAGATCAGACTGGCATCATTCAGATAACCATCAAGAAGGGAAACCTTCCCAATGGCGAGTTCGAAGCGGCCAGGGCCGCTTCCATAGAATCCTCGGCGATAATCAAAGGCGTCCTGTCCGAAGATGAAAGAGCACCAGGTGGCAGGGAGATGCAGGCTAACTCGTTCAGAGTGGTGGGTACTGCGCTTCCTTTTCCCATCACCGAGTACCAGAGTGAGGAACTCCTTCTCGACAACAGGCACCTCTGGGTTAGGTCCAGGGAGCAGAACGCCATAATGAAGGTCAAGGCGAGCGTTCTGGAGGGGGCGAGGGAGTGGCTTAAGGAGAATGATTTCGTGGAGGTCACCCCACCCATATTCACCACAAACGCTTGCGAGGGGGGAACCACGCTTTTCAAATTGGACTACTTCGGTAGGGATGCTTACCTAAGTCAGAGTGCCCAGATGTATCTTGAGGCTCTCTGCTTCTCACTGGGGAGGGTCTACTCACTCACCCCTTCATTCCGAGCGGAGAAGTCCCGGACTCCAAGACATCTCGCGGAGTATTGGCACCTTGAGCTGGAAGAGGCCTGGGTGGACAACGAGGGCAACATGGATATCCAGGAGCAGCTTGTCATTGCCATGCTGAGGAAGGTGCTGGATGATAGGAGAGATGAGCTGAAACTTCTGGAAAGGGACATCGAGCCCCTTGAAGCCGTCGAACCTCCTTTCAACAGGATCACTTATTCGAAAGCTGTTGATAGGCTTAGGGAGAACGGGATGGAGATCTGTCACGGGGATGACCTGGGCACTCTCGAGGAGAGGGCTCTCACCGAAGGCCAGCGGCAACCGGTCTTCATCACCTCCTTTCCCAAGAAGTGCAAGGCATTCTACATGAAGGAGGATCCAGACGATTCCTCCCTTTACAAGTGCGCTGACCTCCTGGCCCCGGATGGATACGGTGAGATCATTGGAGGGAGCGAGAGGGAGACCGACCACGATCTAATTGTGGAACGGATGCAGGAGGAAGGCATTCCAATGGAGCCCTATCAGTGGTATCTTGATCTGAGAAATTATGGATCGGTCCCGCATTCCGGCTTCGGTCTCGGTGTGGAAAGGGTGGTCCGCTGGATTTGCGGGCTCGAGCACATACGGGACGCCATCCCGTTCCCCAGGACCGTCACCAGGGTCTATCCCTGA
- a CDS encoding M20 family metallopeptidase, translating to MRDNLVETLLELMEIGSDNRSDKGPIIKYTVGRLEELGLQTSITGPRDTPALWGSFGEGGIILSGHLDTVPVGDGWSRGQGEIQGDRIFGRGASDMKGAVAANLDAAKTLVEEGVPFSIFLTTDEEEGMFGALELSGLDVLEKARGILIGEPTGMMIVAREKGVYRFRITTKGKAGHSSQPWLGENAIMKMHRIISRLDDMLTSPMDFTEERTASITTINGGAKNNVIPESCSAEIDVRFPPWESIELVRTSIEERLADQDYEIETIAELDSFEAAESSSLIREAVDFLDTKMYSAAFATEASRFYMHNREIIICGPGKPGTCHIVDEWVSKVDLKRYRDFVLHMARFSSQG from the coding sequence ATGAGGGACAATCTTGTCGAAACCCTGCTTGAACTGATGGAGATAGGAAGTGACAACCGATCGGACAAGGGCCCGATAATCAAGTATACCGTGGGAAGACTGGAAGAGCTTGGCTTGCAGACCTCAATCACCGGTCCCAGGGACACTCCAGCCTTATGGGGATCGTTCGGTGAGGGGGGTATCATACTCTCTGGCCACCTAGATACGGTTCCCGTAGGAGATGGTTGGTCCAGGGGACAAGGGGAGATTCAAGGTGATAGGATATTCGGGAGGGGGGCTTCCGATATGAAGGGGGCAGTGGCCGCCAACCTGGACGCGGCCAAGACCCTGGTGGAGGAGGGGGTCCCGTTCTCGATATTCCTAACAACGGACGAGGAGGAGGGAATGTTCGGAGCCCTGGAGCTAAGTGGTCTCGATGTCTTGGAAAAGGCCAGGGGGATCCTGATCGGTGAGCCCACCGGCATGATGATTGTCGCCCGAGAGAAGGGAGTCTATAGGTTCAGAATCACCACCAAGGGGAAAGCGGGGCACTCCAGCCAGCCCTGGCTTGGCGAGAACGCAATCATGAAGATGCACCGCATAATCTCAAGACTGGACGATATGCTGACGTCTCCCATGGATTTCACGGAAGAGCGGACTGCTTCTATCACCACTATCAATGGAGGCGCCAAGAATAACGTGATCCCGGAGAGTTGCAGTGCGGAGATCGATGTCAGGTTCCCGCCATGGGAATCTATTGAGTTGGTCAGAACATCAATAGAAGAAAGACTTGCAGATCAGGACTACGAGATCGAGACTATTGCTGAGCTTGACTCGTTCGAGGCCGCGGAATCATCGAGTTTGATAAGAGAGGCTGTCGATTTTCTGGATACCAAAATGTACTCAGCGGCCTTCGCCACGGAAGCATCGAGGTTCTACATGCACAACCGTGAGATCATCATATGCGGACCCGGGAAGCCAGGTACCTGTCACATCGTGGACGAGTGGGTGAGCAAGGTTGACCTGAAGAGGTATCGCGATTTCGTCCTCCATATGGCAAGGTTCTCATCTCAGGGATAG
- a CDS encoding AAA family ATPase has protein sequence MNEYPGQRSRLFKDLSKLSFDYVPERLVHRETQWERMWMLFRPVLEGGASQTAFLIGSVGTGKTAMTKRFCLDFADEYRKRGGAIDFLVVNCRQRSSENAVLLRLVTHFDEGYPDRGFSSAEMLRAIRRHVNKKKLHLIVVLDEADVLLKKGSGDLIYNLSRFDEETVGGKGSISLILVSQRYVLDMLDPASLSTFRRANAINFDRYSSDELKDIITDRVELAFFQDTVRDDSLDLIADIASEWGDARFAIELLEKAGMLAEEEGTDLVDAEHVRAAKALTYSVVTESRIEELDTQRKVVLLAIARTMKDRAYVTTGEVEENYRIATEEFGERSRGHTQFWSYLQDLSNQGLIETKVAGDASGGRTTYISLPDIPSKVLRERLESLLE, from the coding sequence ATGAACGAATACCCCGGCCAGAGGTCCAGATTGTTCAAGGACCTGTCAAAGCTCTCGTTCGATTACGTTCCCGAGAGGCTTGTCCACAGAGAGACCCAATGGGAGAGAATGTGGATGCTTTTCCGGCCCGTGCTCGAGGGCGGAGCCTCTCAGACAGCGTTCCTCATCGGCAGCGTCGGGACGGGAAAGACGGCGATGACCAAGCGGTTCTGCCTTGACTTCGCCGATGAATACCGAAAGCGCGGTGGAGCTATCGATTTTCTGGTCGTGAATTGCCGGCAGCGGAGCTCGGAGAACGCCGTGCTACTTCGCCTGGTCACCCACTTCGACGAGGGATATCCTGACCGAGGCTTCTCATCTGCCGAGATGCTCAGGGCCATCAGGAGACACGTCAACAAGAAGAAACTCCATCTCATAGTCGTCCTTGATGAGGCTGATGTTCTACTCAAGAAAGGATCAGGGGATCTGATATACAACCTCTCTAGGTTCGACGAGGAGACTGTGGGAGGAAAGGGTTCCATCTCTCTCATCCTTGTGTCCCAGAGATACGTGCTCGATATGCTGGATCCGGCGTCTCTCTCTACATTTCGGAGGGCTAACGCCATCAATTTCGATCGGTACAGCAGTGATGAGCTCAAGGACATCATCACGGACAGAGTGGAGCTGGCCTTCTTCCAGGATACAGTGAGGGATGATTCCCTGGACCTAATAGCTGACATAGCCTCGGAATGGGGAGATGCGCGATTCGCCATAGAGCTCCTTGAAAAGGCCGGTATGCTGGCGGAGGAGGAAGGCACTGATCTGGTCGATGCCGAACATGTCAGGGCGGCCAAGGCCTTGACCTACAGTGTGGTCACAGAGTCCAGGATAGAGGAGCTCGACACCCAGAGAAAGGTGGTCCTTCTGGCCATAGCGCGAACCATGAAGGACCGCGCATATGTTACCACCGGAGAGGTCGAGGAGAACTACCGCATCGCAACTGAGGAGTTCGGTGAGAGGTCTCGAGGGCACACACAGTTCTGGTCCTACCTACAGGATCTCTCCAACCAAGGCCTTATAGAAACCAAGGTCGCTGGTGATGCCTCGGGGGGCAGGACCACCTACATATCGCTTCCTGACATCCCTTCGAAGGTGCTCAGGGAGAGACTTGAAAGCCTGTTGGAATGA
- a CDS encoding NGG1p interacting factor NIF3 codes for MRLEEIYRTAIEMGIEADPRSRDEIEKVLARAKEKYDKLEGKEKEYFDIDAFFNPYADSRLLVGKGEEEINTVMVGIDITPGEVVLADRLRDRGTRIEAIIGHHPLGKAAPNFWEVMHMQENMLEQLGIGITVAEGIFAPRINEVMRRVHPRNYNQTVDACRLLEIPFMCLHSPCDNHVQTHLQNLFDEKAPDKVKDVIDLLGEIPEFDLAIQENAGPKVFVGDKERSAGKVAVKMTGGTSGPKEVYEKLSQAGVGTVVCMHIPDDHIEEAKKNHINVVVSGHMASDSLGMNLIMDNIEEQGVSIIPCSGFIRVKRS; via the coding sequence ATGAGATTGGAGGAAATCTACAGGACCGCGATCGAGATGGGGATCGAGGCCGATCCACGCTCAAGGGATGAGATCGAGAAAGTGCTTGCCCGGGCCAAGGAGAAGTACGACAAGCTGGAGGGAAAGGAGAAGGAGTACTTCGACATCGACGCATTCTTCAACCCCTATGCTGACAGCAGGCTTCTGGTGGGAAAGGGCGAGGAAGAGATCAATACCGTTATGGTCGGCATCGACATCACCCCAGGAGAGGTGGTCCTAGCCGATCGCCTTCGGGATAGGGGCACAAGGATAGAGGCTATCATTGGCCATCATCCTCTGGGAAAGGCAGCACCCAACTTCTGGGAGGTGATGCACATGCAGGAGAACATGCTTGAACAACTGGGCATAGGCATCACTGTAGCTGAGGGTATTTTCGCACCTAGGATAAACGAGGTCATGAGACGGGTCCATCCCCGCAATTACAACCAGACCGTGGATGCTTGCCGTCTGCTGGAGATACCGTTCATGTGCCTGCACAGTCCATGCGATAACCATGTCCAGACCCATCTTCAGAATCTGTTCGATGAGAAGGCACCGGATAAGGTGAAGGATGTAATCGACCTGCTGGGAGAGATACCCGAGTTCGACCTTGCTATCCAAGAGAACGCTGGACCCAAGGTGTTCGTAGGGGACAAAGAACGAAGCGCTGGAAAGGTGGCGGTCAAGATGACCGGTGGAACCTCCGGGCCCAAGGAAGTCTACGAGAAACTTTCCCAAGCTGGTGTGGGCACGGTAGTGTGCATGCACATACCCGACGACCACATCGAAGAAGCGAAGAAGAACCACATCAACGTTGTGGTATCAGGGCACATGGCCTCCGACTCGTTGGGCATGAATCTCATCATGGATAACATTGAAGAACAGGGCGTCTCAATAATTCCCTGCTCAGGTTTCATCAGGGTGAAGAGGAGTTGA
- a CDS encoding 50S ribosomal protein P1, giving the protein MEYIYSALVLHAAGKDITDDAITNILGSAGIEADAAKVKALTASLEGIDIDEAIATTAFAAAPAAAAAVGGAPAAGEEPKKEEKEDEEEEEVSEEEAAAGLSALFG; this is encoded by the coding sequence ATGGAATATATCTATAGCGCTTTGGTTCTCCACGCCGCTGGGAAGGACATCACCGATGATGCGATCACCAATATTCTGGGGAGCGCTGGTATAGAGGCCGACGCCGCTAAGGTGAAGGCGCTTACCGCCTCCCTAGAGGGTATCGACATCGATGAGGCCATCGCCACCACCGCGTTCGCTGCAGCTCCGGCTGCGGCCGCGGCTGTTGGCGGGGCACCCGCTGCTGGCGAGGAGCCAAAGAAAGAGGAAAAGGAAGACGAGGAGGAAGAAGAGGTAAGCGAAGAGGAAGCCGCCGCTGGTCTCAGCGCACTATTCGGCTGA
- a CDS encoding 50S ribosomal protein L10 — protein MAHVAAWKKEMVSDLKTIMTENPVVAIVNVHGIPGPQIQKMRADLRGTAKLLMTRNKLIRIALDEVAQDKDGLDGLKEMVDGQCAVVATDMNPFKLFNQMERTMASAAAKPGDIAPEDIVVKAGPTSFPPGPIVGELQKVGIPAAIDGGKIVIKKDKKLVEKGEPIPENIAKILPRLDIMPMTVGLDLLAAFEDGIVYDREVLDIPPDYYPSMLASAASNALSLGVGIVYPTAKITPILISKAYREALNLAVEAAIPFGDSIKILLTKADSHMLALASKFPEFADEKLSARLSAAPPAPQEPKDEDKDEEPKDEEDEEEEVSEEEAAAGLSALFG, from the coding sequence ATGGCGCATGTGGCTGCTTGGAAAAAAGAGATGGTGAGCGATCTTAAAACGATCATGACCGAGAACCCCGTCGTGGCCATTGTGAACGTCCATGGAATACCAGGGCCGCAGATTCAGAAGATGAGGGCCGATCTAAGAGGAACGGCGAAACTCCTGATGACCAGGAACAAGCTGATCAGAATAGCCCTCGATGAAGTCGCCCAGGACAAGGACGGTTTGGATGGCCTGAAGGAGATGGTCGATGGTCAGTGCGCCGTCGTGGCTACGGATATGAACCCCTTCAAGCTCTTTAACCAGATGGAGAGAACCATGGCATCAGCTGCCGCCAAGCCCGGGGACATAGCCCCCGAGGACATCGTGGTGAAGGCTGGTCCAACCTCGTTCCCTCCGGGCCCCATAGTGGGTGAGCTGCAGAAGGTGGGTATTCCCGCCGCCATCGATGGCGGAAAGATCGTCATCAAGAAAGACAAGAAGCTTGTGGAGAAGGGCGAGCCGATTCCAGAGAACATAGCCAAGATACTTCCCCGTCTGGACATCATGCCGATGACAGTGGGGCTTGACCTTTTGGCCGCTTTCGAAGATGGAATCGTCTATGACAGAGAGGTCCTCGACATTCCACCTGACTACTACCCGTCAATGTTGGCAAGTGCTGCCAGTAACGCGCTGAGCTTAGGTGTTGGGATAGTCTACCCCACCGCAAAGATCACGCCTATACTGATATCGAAGGCCTACCGCGAGGCGCTTAACCTCGCTGTGGAAGCCGCGATACCCTTTGGGGACAGCATTAAGATACTATTGACCAAGGCGGACTCCCACATGCTGGCCCTCGCCTCCAAGTTCCCTGAGTTCGCGGACGAGAAATTGAGCGCAAGATTAAGCGCCGCACCGCCCGCACCGCAAGAGCCCAAGGATGAGGATAAGGATGAGGAACCCAAGGATGAGGAAGACGAGGAGGAAGAGGTCAGCGAGGAGGAGGCCGCTGCTGGTCTCAGCGCCCTGTTCGGATGA
- a CDS encoding 50S ribosomal protein L1 produces MADKETVKAVKKALESRKKRGFIESVDLAINLKDVDLSVPKNRIQEDIILPHGRGRSVKICVFGSDELAMKAKNVADRVITPEELGTIADDKKEAKKVANEFDYFIAEAPLMPTIGKRLGIVLGPRGKMPKPIPPGADPKPMIDNLNRSISIRSKDKMTFHTPVGNVEMDPELIADNIDSVIKRVASRLERGTMNIASAYVKTTMGPAEKVM; encoded by the coding sequence TTGGCTGACAAAGAGACCGTAAAAGCCGTCAAGAAGGCTCTAGAGAGCAGAAAGAAGCGTGGTTTTATTGAATCGGTCGATTTGGCCATCAACCTGAAGGATGTGGACCTTTCCGTTCCCAAGAACAGGATACAGGAAGACATCATTCTCCCTCACGGTAGGGGCAGATCGGTCAAGATATGTGTATTCGGTAGCGACGAGCTTGCAATGAAAGCTAAGAACGTCGCCGACCGTGTGATCACACCCGAGGAGCTTGGCACCATCGCCGACGACAAGAAGGAGGCGAAGAAGGTGGCAAATGAGTTTGACTACTTCATTGCCGAGGCTCCTTTGATGCCCACCATCGGTAAGCGGCTTGGTATCGTCCTTGGTCCCAGGGGCAAGATGCCCAAGCCAATACCACCAGGTGCAGACCCCAAGCCCATGATCGACAACCTGAACAGAAGCATCTCCATCCGAAGTAAGGACAAGATGACCTTCCACACTCCCGTAGGTAACGTGGAGATGGATCCTGAGTTGATAGCAGATAATATCGATTCCGTGATCAAGAGGGTCGCCTCCAGGCTGGAGAGAGGTACGATGAACATCGCTTCCGCCTACGTGAAGACGACAATGGGACCGGCGGAGAAGGTGATGTAG
- a CDS encoding 50S ribosomal protein L11, whose protein sequence is MPETIEALVDGGKATAGPPLGPALGPLGVNIGEIIGTINAKTKAFAGMKVPIKVIVDPATKKFEIKVGTPPTSALIVKELGIAKGSGSTRVDKVGNLTMEQAMKIAEMKRDSLLGKTVKERVLEVTGTCVSMGINIEGKTAKEMQKLIRDGEYDEVLTS, encoded by the coding sequence ATGCCAGAGACTATCGAGGCTCTTGTTGACGGTGGCAAGGCAACCGCAGGTCCCCCACTCGGCCCGGCACTCGGGCCCCTTGGAGTGAATATCGGGGAGATCATCGGGACAATCAATGCCAAGACCAAGGCCTTCGCCGGAATGAAAGTGCCGATCAAGGTTATCGTTGACCCGGCCACAAAGAAGTTCGAAATCAAGGTTGGAACACCCCCCACTTCCGCACTGATCGTCAAAGAACTTGGGATCGCCAAGGGCTCTGGGAGTACAAGGGTGGACAAGGTCGGAAACCTCACCATGGAGCAGGCAATGAAGATCGCTGAGATGAAACGGGACTCGTTGCTTGGAAAGACCGTCAAGGAACGAGTCCTTGAGGTCACCGGAACCTGCGTATCCATGGGTATCAACATCGAAGGAAAAACGGCAAAGGAGATGCAGAAGCTGATTCGCGATGGTGAGTACGACGAAGTGCTCACCTCCTGA
- a CDS encoding transcription elongation factor Spt5: protein MDRSTIAFSAKARQSVLALKTSIGHEKNVADSVYSKAKAGKSGIFSILSPTNLRGYVLIEGMNTDQLKETVKGVRKARGLVDGETTFEEINHFLTPKPLVSGIMEGDVVELVAGPFKGEKARVHQIDENKEEITVELFEAMVPIPVTVRGDHVRVLEKER from the coding sequence ATGGACAGGAGCACAATTGCGTTCTCCGCCAAGGCTAGACAGTCGGTACTCGCACTCAAGACTTCCATCGGCCACGAGAAGAATGTGGCGGACAGTGTTTACAGTAAAGCAAAGGCGGGAAAGAGCGGGATCTTCTCCATTCTTTCCCCGACCAATCTAAGAGGCTATGTGCTCATCGAGGGCATGAACACCGATCAGCTCAAGGAAACGGTAAAGGGTGTCCGAAAGGCCAGAGGCCTGGTGGATGGCGAGACGACCTTTGAGGAGATCAACCACTTCCTGACCCCCAAGCCCCTGGTTTCGGGCATTATGGAAGGTGACGTAGTTGAGCTGGTCGCAGGCCCGTTCAAGGGCGAGAAGGCAAGGGTACATCAGATCGACGAGAACAAGGAAGAGATTACCGTCGAGCTGTTCGAAGCCATGGTACCCATCCCCGTTACGGTAAGGGGAGATCATGTCAGGGTTCTAGAAAAGGAGAGATGA
- a CDS encoding protein translocase SEC61 complex subunit gamma, protein MDIVDKSWEVQKDIEDRTRRLGKGKYGRVLKMARKPTNEEFIRVIEVTGLGLILIGGLGFLIYLIWSSIPGLFS, encoded by the coding sequence ATGGACATCGTGGATAAGTCCTGGGAAGTCCAGAAGGACATCGAGGATCGGACTAGGCGGCTGGGCAAGGGCAAGTACGGAAGGGTACTAAAGATGGCCCGCAAGCCCACCAACGAGGAGTTCATCAGGGTCATCGAGGTCACGGGTCTGGGACTGATATTGATAGGCGGACTCGGGTTCCTCATCTATCTGATTTGGTCTTCAATTCCCGGGTTGTTCAGCTAA